Proteins found in one Gemmatimonadaceae bacterium genomic segment:
- the thyX gene encoding FAD-dependent thymidylate synthase, giving the protein MIFLEPRVTLLSRPSFAEPEHLPVAWLGDSTDGERLAEFAGRLCYMSQKNPAGRATRDYLENIKKQGHGSVLEHANYSLLLEGVSRSLTHELVRHRAGFGFSQLSQRYVDESEANFVMPPAILGDESLSAAWQAQIESAQKSYVALVDQLMQRYSWVGDKIHRRKMAREAARGVLPNSTETKIVVTANARAWRTMLELRSSEGAEFEIRRCAIAMLRLLQREAPGFFSDFEVYQAPDRAEAARISYHKV; this is encoded by the coding sequence GTGATTTTTCTAGAGCCCCGCGTCACGCTTCTCTCTCGCCCGTCGTTCGCAGAGCCGGAGCATCTTCCTGTTGCTTGGCTCGGAGACAGCACCGACGGTGAGCGTCTCGCTGAATTCGCCGGGCGGCTCTGCTACATGAGCCAGAAAAATCCAGCCGGCCGCGCGACCAGGGATTACCTCGAGAATATCAAGAAGCAGGGGCACGGCAGCGTACTCGAGCACGCGAATTACTCGCTGCTTCTCGAGGGCGTCAGCCGGTCGCTGACCCATGAGCTCGTCCGCCATCGGGCGGGCTTCGGCTTCTCACAGCTCTCTCAGCGATACGTCGACGAGTCCGAGGCAAACTTCGTGATGCCGCCAGCGATCCTCGGTGACGAAAGTCTCTCAGCCGCGTGGCAGGCGCAGATAGAATCGGCGCAGAAGAGCTACGTCGCACTCGTCGACCAGCTCATGCAGCGATACTCCTGGGTGGGCGACAAGATTCATCGCCGGAAAATGGCGCGCGAGGCAGCACGCGGAGTCCTGCCAAACTCTACAGAAACAAAGATCGTCGTTACCGCCAACGCGCGTGCGTGGCGGACGATGCTCGAGCTCCGTTCGAGCGAAGGCGCGGAATTCGAGATCCGCCGGTGCGCGATTGCGATGCTTCGGTTGCTTCAGCGCGAAGCGCCGGGCTTCTTCTCGGACTTCGAAGTTTATCAGGCGCCAGATCGGGCCGAAGCCGCCCGGATCAGCTATCACAAAGTGTGA
- a CDS encoding FAD-binding oxidoreductase encodes MYRDDPDARAVYSEAAGIGRIVPAAVCVPADANDVITIVRWASERSLTLIPRGSGTSMAGGAIGPGVIVDLSRMNQIGEVDCETRSVWVGPGALRGATNEIAGTHALRIPVDPSSGNYCTIGGMASTNAAGARTLKYGATRPWVLALDCVFEDGSRATIARGEPLPEGVPAIERFLREARDGIIAATRSEPLDHRGVCKESSGYGLNEYAASGELVDLLVGSEGTLVVIVGVKLSLIPLPGATSGVLAAFASLESAVSAAAEARASGSSACELLDRTFLDVASDPAGTALHRVVALDEIPFGTEAVLLAEVEGDTPGAAANFAHVLAGAFTAAGATMTRVAVRAEEQREIWELRHAASPILSRLDPSLKSMQFIEDCAVPPHNLAAFVRGVRQALEARGIRGVIFGHAGDAHMHVNPLIDVSRADWRHSVAGLLEDVVQLTASLGGTLAGEHGDGRLRTPLLYKMWPRDTLHLFTQVKSAFDPRGVLNRGVKIPLPGQQSLGDIKYDPALPPLPPAARSALDLVSSERGYARPRLSLLGQAE; translated from the coding sequence GTGTATCGTGACGACCCGGATGCGCGGGCGGTGTACTCGGAAGCGGCGGGTATTGGCCGGATAGTACCGGCCGCGGTCTGCGTTCCCGCTGACGCCAACGATGTGATCACCATCGTGCGGTGGGCAAGCGAGCGATCATTGACGCTTATCCCGCGCGGATCGGGGACAAGCATGGCGGGTGGGGCTATTGGGCCCGGTGTGATTGTCGACCTTAGCCGGATGAACCAGATCGGCGAGGTTGACTGCGAGACGCGCAGTGTGTGGGTGGGACCGGGCGCGTTGCGTGGGGCGACGAACGAAATAGCCGGGACGCACGCCCTTCGAATTCCGGTCGACCCGTCGAGCGGCAACTATTGCACGATCGGCGGAATGGCATCGACAAACGCCGCTGGCGCACGGACCCTCAAATATGGCGCGACCCGGCCATGGGTACTGGCGCTCGACTGTGTGTTCGAGGATGGATCCCGGGCCACGATCGCCCGTGGGGAACCGTTGCCTGAGGGCGTGCCCGCGATCGAGCGTTTTCTCCGCGAGGCGCGGGACGGGATTATTGCCGCAACGCGCTCTGAGCCACTCGACCATCGCGGCGTCTGCAAGGAGTCATCCGGGTACGGCCTCAACGAGTACGCTGCCAGCGGCGAGCTTGTCGATCTGCTTGTCGGGAGCGAGGGCACGCTGGTGGTCATCGTGGGTGTGAAGCTCAGTCTCATACCGCTCCCTGGCGCAACGAGCGGTGTGCTCGCCGCGTTTGCTTCGCTGGAAAGTGCGGTGAGTGCGGCGGCGGAAGCGAGAGCAAGCGGATCCAGCGCGTGTGAGCTGCTCGACCGCACATTTCTGGACGTTGCCTCAGATCCGGCTGGCACGGCGCTGCACAGGGTGGTCGCACTTGACGAAATACCTTTCGGCACCGAAGCAGTTCTTCTGGCGGAAGTCGAGGGAGATACCCCCGGGGCCGCCGCCAACTTTGCACATGTTCTGGCTGGCGCGTTCACCGCTGCAGGGGCAACGATGACTCGCGTCGCTGTCAGGGCCGAGGAGCAACGCGAGATCTGGGAGCTTCGGCACGCGGCAAGTCCGATTCTCTCGCGGCTCGACCCGTCGCTCAAATCGATGCAGTTCATCGAGGATTGCGCAGTGCCTCCGCATAACCTGGCTGCGTTTGTACGCGGAGTCCGGCAAGCGCTGGAGGCTCGGGGAATTCGAGGAGTGATTTTCGGACATGCGGGCGACGCGCACATGCATGTGAACCCGCTCATTGACGTGAGCCGTGCCGACTGGCGTCACTCCGTTGCCGGGCTTCTGGAAGATGTAGTGCAGCTCACCGCGAGCCTTGGCGGGACACTTGCCGGCGAGCATGGCGATGGGCGGCTTCGCACGCCTCTCCTCTATAAGATGTGGCCGAGGGACACACTACACCTTTTTACCCAGGTGAAATCTGCGTTCGATCCGCGCGGCGTATTGAATCGCGGCGTCAAGATTCCCCTTCCCGGCCAGCAGTCACTCGGCGACATAAAGTACGATCCCGCTTTGCCGCCGCTTCCGCCTGCGGCGCGGTCGGCGCTCGATCTCGTATCCTCCGAACGCGGATACGCGCGCCCCCGGCTTTCGTTGCTCGGTCAGGCCGAGTAG
- a CDS encoding GNAT family N-acetyltransferase, giving the protein MRIGEIDAGRRDRIGAILQATGMFRDEEIIVAIELFDSALAQSAGALAANEASTMNHPPASSDYFFLGAFTPEDELAGFACYGPTPGTDRTYDLYWIAVDPAAQGAGSGTTLLSEVERRLKGLNARMLVVETSSRSDYVATRGFYMHRGYVEAAVAHEFYAPADDRITFIKRLQSRAAARNERGAHGVMVQ; this is encoded by the coding sequence ATGAGAATCGGCGAGATCGATGCTGGCCGGCGAGACCGGATCGGTGCAATTCTCCAGGCAACCGGCATGTTCCGCGACGAAGAAATAATAGTTGCGATCGAGCTGTTCGATTCGGCGTTGGCTCAGTCTGCTGGCGCGCTTGCTGCAAACGAGGCGAGCACAATGAACCATCCTCCTGCCAGTTCCGATTACTTCTTCCTCGGCGCCTTCACCCCGGAAGATGAACTGGCCGGCTTTGCCTGTTACGGGCCCACTCCCGGCACTGACCGCACGTACGATCTGTACTGGATCGCCGTCGATCCCGCCGCGCAGGGGGCAGGTAGCGGAACCACCCTCCTTTCCGAGGTTGAACGAAGGCTCAAGGGACTGAACGCCAGAATGCTGGTAGTCGAAACATCGTCCCGATCCGATTATGTCGCCACGCGTGGCTTCTACATGCACCGCGGGTACGTCGAGGCCGCAGTCGCGCATGAGTTTTACGCGCCAGCGGACGACCGGATCACATTCATAAAACGCCTGCAAAGCCGCGCTGCCGCTCGAAATGAGCGAGGAGCGCACGGAGTGATGGTACAATGA